The Mesorhizobium sp. INR15 region ATCGAGATCGAGGGCCACGCCGCTGATCGCGTGGTGCGCTCGCTGGGGGGCTTTCCCGAGGTGTCGGACATCCACACGACCAATGGCCGGTGGGATCTGGTCGTGGAACTCGGAACCGCCTCTTTGACCGATTTCGATGCCGTGCTGCGCCGGATCCGCCTTATTCCCGGGATAACCGGCAGCGAAACCAACCTGCTCCTGGCCACGCCGCGCACGACCAGGGCACGGCTGACCTAGCTGTCGCGGTGCTGACAAACCCGGCGAACGCGGAAGGAGCAGTGAGCAAAGTGCGTTGCCGGCGTTAGAAACGAGATACGGCAATGCCGGCTTGATCGAGCGGTCCAGCGTCATTCCCTATGGCGTGCCCCGCGATGCCTTGACACTGCTGCGGTATGAGCTGAACCGCTCCGCCGACATCAACGTCGATTGGTCCAACCTTCCACACATACTGGCTTTGGCGCTTCTGGCGTGAATCCGCTCCAAAAGCGGGCTGTGTCAATGCACAGCGATGGGGGCGGCCGTTGTTGCACTGCGATAGGGGCGGCCGCTGTTCGGCTTCTCCCATCAGGCGCTGGCTTCGAAGATGCAAGCTGGCGCGCCGCAGGCGGCGCATGCCGTCTCCCTGGCTGCCACGTCGTCTCGGTCCAGTGCAAGTCTCGCAACGGCGGTCACCATGCCGGATATGGCCTGGCAGACCGGATGCGTTGCGCGGCCGTATCCAGCCGCGAAGGGGCTATTCTGGACCGTCAGCTGAAGTCTGGTCTCTCGGTGATCGAACGTCCAGCGGCCCCAGCCAAGATCAGGCGCGGTCGCCGCAACAGTGGTCAGCAGCGCCTTGGCGTCGCCGCCGCCATGGGCGCGATAGGCGCGCGCGCTGTTGCCTCCCATCTCGATGACGGAGGCCGCGAACGCTTCGAGCGTCTTCGCGCGCGTCTCGACGTCGAGACGTTGGAAGATACCCATCAACGCTTCGGGACGCATCAGCATGTATCGTCGGCTCTCATCGAGGATTTCACCATTGGCGTTGTCGAAGACCAGGCGTTCGCGAAACGGGACGGTCGTCATGAAACCCCTGCAGAACTTTTGCTGGAAAGCAATTCGGACATTTTTGAACTCCTCTAAGCGGTGCGCACAGTGGCAAAACGGCCATCCGCGTAGAGGAGCGGATCGCGGCTCTCGCGATCGAGGGCGACGGCCAGGACCAATCCGATGACGATGACGTGCGAGGCTCGCGCAATGACGTCGTCCACCAGACATTCGAAGACAGCGCGTGCGCCCACCAGCCTTGGCGCGCCGCTTTCACCGCGCACCCATGAACCGGCCGAAAACCGTGCAACGCCCTTGGCGATGGTCATGCCGCCAAAGGCGCGCGCCACATGCTCCTGATCATGAGCCGGCAAATTGATCGAGAAGGGCGTGCCCTGGCGAATGATCGCGGCCATCGAGCTTTTCTGATTGAGGCAGACCAGCAGGCAGGGCGGCTCGGCGCTGAGTGAACAGATCGCTGTCGCCGTCAATCCGCAGCAGCCATGCTCCTGATCTTCAGTGGCCAGGATTGCCACGGCGCCGGCCAGCGCCCGCATGCCTTGCTTGAAGCCACGCGGATCGACGGCGCGAGGCATGCCAGCCACGCGCGGCACCTGGGAGGCGACAGCATTCATCAGGTCACCCTGAGGCCGGCCTGGCGCATCAGCGGCAGCACGCGGTCGCAGAAGAATGGCAACTCGTAGGTGTAGTTGGTGAAGCTGAGCCCGGCACCCGAATAGCCTTGATCCATGATGCGGATGAGGTCGTCGACGATCTTTTCCGGCGTGCCGATCAGCGGATAGGTACCGGCGCCGCCGGCGAAACGCTGGCGGTACTGCAGGAACGCCTTATCGTCGTGCGAATTGGCGAATTCCTTCTTCTTGCTCATGTGCTCGTCGACGGCGCCCTGGTCGGCCTGCTCGACTGCATAGTGGCGATAGTAGTCGTCAGCCTCGGCTTGCGTTTCGCGGCAGACAACATGGCAGACCGTATAGATGCCGACATCGCGGCCGACCTCGGCCGAGCGTTTGCGGATGTCGAGGACGTGGGCGTTGCCGTCCTCGATCTCCGAGAATGTCGAGAACAGGAAATCGCAATGGCGCGCCGCGAAGTTGCGGCCGGGGGCGCCAAAGGCGGCGTTCATCGTCACCGGGCGCGGCGCCTGCAGGCTGGCCGGTTTGCTGACGACCCCCTTCAGGTCATAAAAATCGCCGGCGAAATCGAACGGCTCCTGGGAGGCGTAGGCGCGTTCGATGATGGTGATCCATTCCTCGGCTTGATCGTAAGTCCGATCGCCGACCTTCTGACCGAACATGGCGAATTCGTCGGGATTCCAGCCGCAAACGATGTTGAGGCCGGCCCGTCCGCCCGAAATGTGGTCGACCGTCGCCAGCGCCTTGGCGGCCTGCAGAGGATGGACCAGCGGCACATGCACGGTCATGAACAGGGCGATGTCGCTGGTCGCGCCGGCAAGGCCCGCTGCCCAGGTGAACGTCTCGAACGACCATTCGCGCGCCCGCGTCACACCCCCGAAACCGCGCCAACGCGCGATCGGCAGCAGGAACTCCATGCCGGCGCTGTCGGCGATGCGTGCGGCATGCAAATTGTCATCCCAGCGGGCGCGCCAACGTTCGGGCACGGTGGTCATCGCCAAGCCGCCATCGGCATTCATCGAGAAGACGCCGAGCTTGAACTTGTTGGGGCCTTTGAGTGGGTGGGGTCTCATCATCATGTACGTCCCTGTCCGGCGGTCCGGTTTTCCATGGCGGATGCTTCCAGCGCTTGCGTAAGCACCACGAAGCGCTCCTCCGCGGTCTCGATAAAGCGGGTCATGTGGTCGAATGCAGCCATCGGATCGCGACGCACGAAGGCTTCGTGCAGCTTGCGCATGCCGGCGACCACGACAGCCTGGGTCGGCAAGTGCGTCAGTGTTCCCAGCCGCACCACCTGGACGTGGTCGGCAAAGCGCGAGATGGCCGATGCCAACCGGTCGTTCCTGACGGCCTCCAGCCAGCAGCTGCGAAAACGCACATTCGCCTGAAACAGCAATTCCGCGTCGCCCGTCGAGGCGGCCTGTTCGGCATCATCGAG contains the following coding sequences:
- a CDS encoding Lrp/AsnC family transcriptional regulator, which codes for MDSLDERLVTLLRHDGRRSVSDLAVDLGVSRATVRARMERLERSGQIIGYTVVLRADAVDQRIRGIMLIEIEGHAADRVVRSLGGFPEVSDIHTTNGRWDLVVELGTASLTDFDAVLRRIRLIPGITGSETNLLLATPRTTRARLT
- a CDS encoding V4R domain-containing protein, producing MTTVPFRERLVFDNANGEILDESRRYMLMRPEALMGIFQRLDVETRAKTLEAFAASVIEMGGNSARAYRAHGGGDAKALLTTVAATAPDLGWGRWTFDHRETRLQLTVQNSPFAAGYGRATHPVCQAISGMVTAVARLALDRDDVAARETACAACGAPACIFEASA
- a CDS encoding flavin reductase family protein, with amino-acid sequence MNAVASQVPRVAGMPRAVDPRGFKQGMRALAGAVAILATEDQEHGCCGLTATAICSLSAEPPCLLVCLNQKSSMAAIIRQGTPFSINLPAHDQEHVARAFGGMTIAKGVARFSAGSWVRGESGAPRLVGARAVFECLVDDVIARASHVIVIGLVLAVALDRESRDPLLYADGRFATVRTA
- a CDS encoding LLM class flavin-dependent oxidoreductase; translated protein: MMRPHPLKGPNKFKLGVFSMNADGGLAMTTVPERWRARWDDNLHAARIADSAGMEFLLPIARWRGFGGVTRAREWSFETFTWAAGLAGATSDIALFMTVHVPLVHPLQAAKALATVDHISGGRAGLNIVCGWNPDEFAMFGQKVGDRTYDQAEEWITIIERAYASQEPFDFAGDFYDLKGVVSKPASLQAPRPVTMNAAFGAPGRNFAARHCDFLFSTFSEIEDGNAHVLDIRKRSAEVGRDVGIYTVCHVVCRETQAEADDYYRHYAVEQADQGAVDEHMSKKKEFANSHDDKAFLQYRQRFAGGAGTYPLIGTPEKIVDDLIRIMDQGYSGAGLSFTNYTYELPFFCDRVLPLMRQAGLRVT
- a CDS encoding GntR family transcriptional regulator, yielding MVSQTAIRPSGNGSLRVRVYDEIRARIHGGLLGQDEKLVDVDIANRLGVSRMPVREALLQLTHEGYLVGTTRGFMLPRLTATDVANIFEVRRCLEPRAAAHAARDIDEEGMRRLAEALDDAEQAASTGDAELLFQANVRFRSCWLEAVRNDRLASAISRFADHVQVVRLGTLTHLPTQAVVVAGMRKLHEAFVRRDPMAAFDHMTRFIETAEERFVVLTQALEASAMENRTAGQGRT